In Streptomyces sp. NBC_00414, a single window of DNA contains:
- a CDS encoding GlxA family transcriptional regulator, protein MEGVARRGPRGRRTVVIVAFDGVQLLDVTGPVEVFTTANRYGADYDVRVVSPTGESVTTSSGLVIGAGGPPGRFSRRRSTLLVAGQSDWRAAVADTGLVTLVARLTGQVERVASVCAGAFLLAEAGVLDGRRAATHWELAAQLAAACPRVRVEDNPVFARDGHVLTSAGVTAGIDLSLALVEEDWGAEIARSVARQLVVFMARPGGQAQFSARLAPRQPQHPSVRRVMDRVTEDPAASHTLTALASAAGLSGRHLERLFRTEIGMTPGRYVESVRIEAAQALLEDGGGTVEEVAQQVGFGSSESLRRVFQRVLGIAPTQYRARFHSTATP, encoded by the coding sequence GTGGAAGGAGTAGCGCGGCGCGGGCCCCGTGGTCGACGCACGGTCGTCATCGTGGCGTTCGACGGGGTGCAGCTCCTCGATGTCACCGGCCCGGTGGAGGTCTTCACGACAGCCAACCGCTACGGGGCCGACTACGACGTGCGGGTGGTGTCGCCGACCGGCGAGTCCGTCACCACCTCGTCGGGTCTGGTCATCGGTGCCGGTGGACCGCCCGGCAGGTTTTCGCGGCGCCGCAGCACCTTGCTGGTCGCGGGGCAGTCGGACTGGCGCGCGGCGGTGGCCGACACCGGCCTGGTCACGTTGGTCGCTCGGTTGACCGGGCAGGTGGAGCGCGTGGCGTCGGTGTGTGCGGGAGCTTTCCTCCTGGCCGAGGCCGGTGTCCTCGACGGCCGCCGCGCCGCCACGCACTGGGAGCTCGCGGCCCAGTTGGCTGCCGCGTGCCCCCGGGTGCGGGTGGAGGACAACCCCGTCTTCGCGCGGGACGGCCATGTCCTTACGTCAGCGGGTGTCACCGCGGGCATCGATCTCTCCCTGGCCCTGGTCGAGGAGGACTGGGGTGCGGAGATCGCCCGCAGCGTGGCCAGGCAACTGGTCGTCTTCATGGCCCGACCCGGTGGGCAGGCCCAGTTCAGCGCCCGGCTGGCTCCGCGGCAGCCACAGCATCCGTCGGTGCGCCGGGTGATGGACCGCGTCACCGAGGATCCGGCGGCGTCTCACACCCTCACGGCCCTGGCGTCCGCGGCCGGGTTGAGCGGCCGGCACCTGGAACGGCTCTTCCGCACCGAAATCGGTATGACGCCCGGCCGGTACGTGGAGTCCGTCAGGATCGAGGCCGCCCAGGCACTGCTCGAGGACGGTGGCGGCACCGTCGAAGAGGTGGCGCAGCAGGTGGGGTTCGGCTCGTCGGAGTCGTTGCGACGGGTCTTCCAGCGCGTCCTGGGTATCGCCCCGACGCAGTACCGCGCCCGGTTCCACAGCACCGCGACCCCCTGA
- a CDS encoding HD domain-containing protein, with the protein MTSDLVTAAGVTVPATKLAREATELIRDTTDELIYHHSRRVYFFGSLRGRERDLSFDAELLYLGAMFHDVGLNEEFHHSGRRFEVDSADEARRFLQSYGVPEDSVRRVWTAIALHTTPGIPQFMEPEVALVTAGVEYDVLGIGYDSVSAEDRGAVVALHPRPDFKRRILDAFTDGIRSKPETTFGNVKADVLEHFVPGFERGDFVRTIQDSTWKE; encoded by the coding sequence ATGACGAGCGATCTTGTTACGGCCGCGGGTGTGACGGTGCCTGCCACGAAGTTGGCGCGCGAGGCGACGGAGCTGATCCGGGACACCACCGACGAGCTCATCTACCACCATTCACGCCGGGTGTACTTCTTCGGGAGCCTGCGGGGCCGCGAGCGTGACCTCAGCTTCGACGCGGAACTGCTGTATCTCGGGGCGATGTTCCACGACGTCGGTCTGAACGAGGAATTCCATCACAGCGGACGCCGGTTCGAGGTGGACAGCGCGGACGAGGCCAGGCGGTTCCTGCAGTCCTACGGCGTGCCCGAGGACAGCGTCCGCCGTGTCTGGACGGCGATCGCGCTGCACACCACCCCCGGCATCCCGCAGTTCATGGAACCGGAGGTGGCGCTGGTCACGGCGGGGGTCGAGTACGACGTCCTGGGCATCGGATACGACAGTGTCTCCGCCGAGGACCGCGGTGCCGTCGTGGCTCTGCATCCGCGCCCCGACTTCAAGCGCCGCATCCTGGACGCGTTCACCGACGGCATCCGCTCCAAGCCGGAGACGACCTTCGGCAATGTGAAGGCGGACGTCCTGGAGCACTTCGTTCCCGGTTTCGAGCGGGGAGACTTCGTCCGGACGATCCAGGACTCCACGTGGAAGGAGTAG
- a CDS encoding ATP-binding protein: MAIWRSAAEIGLADPDPDHVAWILEELLRVADRSEHLVESLLLLAAADQEPIDVVPLRLDETVADVVADRMREAEQRGITLTSRCEPVTVDGDVVLLSLLVRNLLDNALRYNHAGGAIDVSRDDHAGGAIDVTVTGRTLIVVNTGPFIPGEVAPQLFEPFRRLGRRSHAPGEGAGLGLSIVATIARTHHARVVAGANPDGGMTVTVRFP; this comes from the coding sequence ATGGCCATCTGGCGTTCGGCGGCCGAGATCGGCCTCGCCGACCCCGATCCCGATCACGTCGCGTGGATACTCGAAGAGCTGCTGCGCGTCGCCGACCGGAGCGAGCACCTCGTCGAATCCCTGCTCCTGCTCGCCGCCGCGGACCAGGAGCCTATCGACGTCGTGCCGTTGCGACTGGACGAGACGGTGGCCGACGTCGTCGCCGACAGGATGCGGGAGGCGGAACAACGCGGCATCACCCTCACCTCCCGGTGCGAGCCCGTCACCGTCGACGGTGACGTGGTCCTCCTGTCCTTGCTGGTGCGTAACCTGCTCGACAACGCACTGCGTTACAACCACGCCGGTGGCGCCATCGACGTGTCACGGGACGACCACGCCGGTGGCGCCATCGACGTCACTGTCACGGGCCGAACGCTGATCGTCGTCAACACCGGCCCGTTCATCCCCGGCGAGGTCGCGCCCCAGTTGTTCGAGCCCTTCCGGCGCCTGGGCAGGCGCAGCCACGCGCCGGGGGAAGGAGCGGGTCTCGGTCTCTCCATCGTCGCCACCATCGCCCGTACCCACCACGCCCGGGTTGTCGCCGGCGCCAACCCGGACGGCGGGATGACCGTCACCGTCCGTTTCCCGTAG
- a CDS encoding fic family toxin-antitoxin system, toxin component, with the protein MDLHIDVAWILQVAEAAGADDPAPDDYGVPVSAVARHRAELFEQRVYGSPYAKAAALIHTLGRCRWLERSNLAVAAATGVMYLDAAGISVKPTREDAVALKDLLLDPTCTAGKITALLRTWPTTT; encoded by the coding sequence ATGGACCTGCACATCGACGTTGCCTGGATCCTGCAGGTCGCCGAGGCGGCCGGAGCGGACGACCCCGCCCCCGACGACTACGGAGTTCCGGTCTCGGCGGTCGCCCGTCACCGGGCCGAGCTCTTCGAGCAGCGTGTCTACGGCAGTCCGTACGCCAAGGCCGCTGCCCTGATCCACACGCTGGGCCGGTGCCGCTGGCTGGAGCGCTCGAACCTGGCCGTGGCCGCCGCGACAGGCGTCATGTACCTCGACGCCGCCGGAATCTCCGTCAAGCCGACCCGTGAGGACGCGGTCGCTCTCAAGGACCTGCTGCTCGATCCCACCTGCACCGCTGGGAAGATCACCGCACTGCTGCGAACCTGGCCCACCACGACCTGA
- a CDS encoding COG1470 family protein: MSLWTSLEPASATVDPGGSTTVRLRLRNTGDVVDEYRFEAVGPLAPWTRVEPQTLRLYPGTTGSVDLAFAPPRTPDATAGPNPYAIRITPTEHPEATTVPEGNLTITPFTEVRAELVPPTVKGRFRGRPKLAVDNLGNTKLTASVSGSDNGDQLSYDIYPSNVQIEPGRAAFVKTTLKPRQISWFGSKEDRPYTLTVQRSGVEPMDVQGTYVQRSFLPRWLATFLGVFMALAITFVMLWIAYKPQVRSSATEKLQEAGISTLPPSPTASPEAPKVPSGAPTVPPAATESQKAGGAAAGAGGGGSEDKETKAPEKTAATAVQKLAAQDPSGRHICYRAYVSGQGWTDAVCDGETAGTVGKETPLKAVNIAVSGTKGTAGAAFVHNPGSTNGEGHFPDPWSGVADGIDNYLGSTKKDAPNMLGFTINVDGGGGAVCQTAHVHNDAWLGLECDDPKAGFDFTYAGTHNNDLWLEAIKLTV, encoded by the coding sequence GTGAGCCTATGGACTTCCCTGGAACCCGCCTCCGCGACAGTGGACCCGGGTGGCAGTACGACTGTGCGGCTGCGTCTGCGCAACACCGGTGACGTGGTGGACGAGTACCGCTTCGAGGCGGTCGGTCCACTGGCACCCTGGACGAGGGTCGAACCGCAGACACTGCGGCTGTATCCGGGGACGACGGGCTCGGTGGACCTCGCCTTCGCGCCACCACGGACACCCGATGCGACGGCAGGACCCAACCCGTACGCCATACGCATCACGCCGACCGAGCATCCGGAGGCGACCACCGTCCCCGAGGGCAATCTCACGATCACTCCGTTCACGGAGGTGCGGGCGGAGCTGGTGCCGCCGACGGTGAAGGGGCGTTTCCGGGGCCGTCCGAAGCTGGCCGTGGACAACCTCGGCAACACGAAGCTGACGGCGTCGGTCAGCGGCAGCGACAACGGCGACCAGCTCTCGTACGACATCTATCCGTCGAACGTACAGATCGAGCCGGGGCGGGCGGCGTTCGTGAAGACGACGCTGAAACCGCGCCAGATCAGCTGGTTCGGATCGAAGGAGGACCGGCCCTACACCCTGACCGTGCAGCGGTCCGGTGTGGAACCGATGGACGTCCAAGGCACCTACGTCCAGCGAAGCTTCCTGCCACGCTGGCTGGCCACCTTCCTCGGTGTGTTCATGGCCCTCGCGATCACCTTCGTGATGCTGTGGATCGCCTACAAGCCCCAAGTTCGCAGCTCCGCCACGGAGAAGCTCCAGGAAGCCGGCATCAGCACCCTGCCACCGAGTCCCACGGCCTCGCCCGAGGCGCCCAAGGTCCCGTCCGGGGCTCCCACAGTGCCCCCGGCCGCGACCGAGTCGCAGAAGGCGGGCGGAGCCGCGGCCGGTGCGGGAGGCGGTGGTTCGGAGGACAAGGAGACCAAGGCTCCGGAGAAGACCGCCGCGACCGCCGTCCAGAAACTGGCCGCGCAGGACCCGAGCGGACGGCACATCTGCTATCGGGCCTATGTGTCGGGCCAGGGTTGGACCGACGCCGTGTGCGACGGCGAGACGGCCGGCACCGTGGGCAAGGAGACGCCGCTCAAGGCCGTCAACATCGCCGTTTCAGGCACCAAGGGCACGGCCGGCGCCGCCTTCGTCCACAACCCCGGGTCGACCAACGGCGAGGGGCACTTCCCCGACCCGTGGTCGGGCGTCGCCGACGGCATCGACAACTACCTCGGCAGCACCAAGAAGGACGCCCCCAACATGCTGGGGTTCACCATCAACGTCGATGGCGGCGGCGGAGCCGTCTGCCAGACCGCGCACGTCCACAACGACGCCTGGCTCGGCCTGGAATGCGACGACCCCAAGGCCGGGTTCGACTTCACCTACGCCGGCACCCACAACAACGACCTCTGGCTCGAAGCGATCAAGCTCACGGTGTGA
- a CDS encoding 2-dehydropantoate 2-reductase — MTDPSPQRAAYTVVGGGAIGGTLAFALARAGHPVTLVDTDPAHVAAIRARGLVVAHGESRTSVPVAAATPDEFSGTLGRVLLAVKAQATATAAAWIAPRLEPDGYVVSLQNGFNEALIAQHVGAHRTVAAFVNIFADVVEPGVVLDGGAGALVIGEVGGAPVSPRVRAVVADLRSWGPAVASDNVEGYLWAKAGFGAMLAATALADAPMADLIDRHRPAMAGLTGEIFAVADRLGVTLEAFDAFDPHPLRQGTDPAERDAAFDRLSAWLRTQAKDRSGIWRDLAVRHRPVEVTTHYADVFDDAAREGLPTPLLRNVMDGLRELEGAPDGMSESRLEELDRLAGPTPPGTTASGPTATGLLDEPDRLEPGRPSRPAVPGRLPGAEQAAAVRRWLDEHREDMVADLDAYTSQGSASDDPADLAACLGWLRDWLDRRLGAPDAEEILPRAEAEAEAGARTGSEAGAGDILVRRYPARDPAAEDGRPVLLLGHYDTVWPTGTLDHWPFLRDGDHISGPGVFDMKAGLVQAVWALRALDALGLPRPACTLMLNGDEETGSLASHEAIVAGSRGSRLAMVFEAAADGAIKTARKGVGLFTLTVTGSEAHAGLDPTAGASAVDELAHQILRLAELRDPDAGTSLNVGVVEGGTRSNVTAGRAVGRIDIRVASAAEQNRVTDALAALSPVDPRTRVEITGDWNRPVFERTEQVAALAELARRCAALLGEDLREASVGGASDGNFVVAAGTPVLDGIGAVGSGAHARSENTSVSGMVARSALAATVLTSLAAG; from the coding sequence ATGACCGACCCCTCCCCGCAGCGGGCCGCCTACACCGTCGTCGGCGGGGGTGCGATCGGCGGCACGCTGGCCTTCGCCCTCGCGCGGGCCGGCCACCCGGTCACCCTCGTCGACACCGACCCCGCCCACGTGGCCGCGATCCGCGCCCGCGGCCTCGTCGTCGCACACGGCGAGTCCCGTACGAGCGTGCCGGTCGCCGCCGCCACTCCGGACGAGTTCTCCGGCACCCTCGGACGGGTCCTGCTGGCCGTGAAGGCACAGGCGACGGCCACCGCGGCGGCCTGGATCGCGCCCCGCCTGGAGCCGGACGGCTATGTGGTCTCCCTCCAGAACGGCTTCAACGAGGCCCTGATCGCCCAGCACGTGGGCGCCCACCGGACCGTCGCCGCGTTCGTGAACATCTTCGCCGACGTGGTCGAACCGGGTGTCGTCCTGGACGGCGGCGCCGGTGCGCTCGTCATCGGCGAGGTCGGCGGCGCGCCGGTGAGCCCCCGGGTCCGCGCGGTCGTGGCCGACCTGCGGAGCTGGGGCCCGGCCGTGGCCAGCGACAACGTCGAGGGGTATCTGTGGGCCAAGGCCGGCTTCGGGGCGATGCTCGCCGCCACTGCCCTCGCCGACGCGCCCATGGCCGACCTCATCGACCGGCACCGTCCCGCCATGGCCGGACTCACCGGTGAGATCTTCGCCGTCGCCGACCGGCTCGGCGTGACTCTGGAGGCCTTCGACGCCTTCGACCCCCACCCCTTGCGGCAAGGAACGGACCCGGCGGAGCGCGACGCGGCCTTCGACCGCCTGAGCGCGTGGCTGCGTACCCAGGCGAAGGACCGCAGCGGCATCTGGCGGGACCTCGCCGTACGGCACCGGCCCGTCGAGGTGACCACCCATTACGCCGACGTCTTCGACGACGCGGCCCGCGAAGGACTGCCCACGCCACTGCTGCGCAACGTCATGGACGGCCTGCGCGAACTGGAGGGCGCGCCGGACGGGATGTCGGAGTCGCGGCTGGAGGAACTGGACCGCCTCGCCGGACCGACACCGCCGGGAACAACGGCGAGCGGACCGACGGCGACCGGACTGCTGGACGAGCCGGACCGCCTGGAGCCTGGCCGGCCTTCCCGGCCCGCGGTGCCCGGACGGTTGCCGGGGGCGGAGCAGGCCGCGGCGGTTCGGCGGTGGCTCGACGAGCACCGCGAGGACATGGTCGCCGACCTCGACGCGTACACCTCCCAGGGCAGTGCCAGCGACGACCCCGCCGACCTCGCCGCTTGTCTCGGCTGGCTGCGCGACTGGCTGGACCGGCGTCTGGGGGCACCGGACGCCGAAGAGATTCTTCCCCGGGCGGAGGCGGAGGCGGAGGCCGGGGCGCGGACGGGGTCCGAGGCGGGGGCCGGGGACATCCTCGTCCGCCGGTACCCGGCCCGGGATCCGGCCGCCGAGGACGGCAGGCCGGTTCTGCTCCTCGGCCACTACGACACCGTCTGGCCGACCGGCACTCTCGACCACTGGCCCTTCCTGCGGGACGGCGACCACATCAGCGGGCCCGGCGTGTTCGACATGAAGGCCGGTCTCGTGCAAGCGGTGTGGGCCCTGCGCGCCCTCGACGCCCTGGGCCTGCCCAGGCCGGCCTGCACCCTGATGCTGAACGGCGACGAGGAGACCGGCAGCCTCGCTTCCCACGAGGCCATCGTCGCCGGGTCCCGCGGCAGCAGGCTCGCCATGGTCTTCGAGGCGGCCGCGGACGGTGCGATCAAGACGGCCCGCAAGGGTGTCGGACTCTTCACCCTCACTGTCACCGGGAGCGAGGCCCACGCCGGACTCGACCCCACCGCCGGAGCTAGCGCGGTCGACGAACTCGCCCACCAGATCCTGCGCCTGGCCGAACTGCGCGACCCGGACGCGGGCACCTCCCTCAACGTGGGCGTGGTCGAGGGCGGCACCCGCAGCAACGTCACCGCCGGACGGGCCGTCGGCCGCATCGACATCCGCGTCGCCTCCGCGGCCGAGCAGAACCGCGTCACCGATGCCCTCGCCGCCTTGAGCCCGGTTGATCCGCGCACCCGCGTGGAGATCACCGGGGACTGGAACCGGCCCGTCTTCGAGCGCACCGAACAGGTCGCGGCGCTCGCTGAACTGGCCCGCCGTTGCGCGGCGTTGCTCGGGGAGGACCTGCGGGAGGCGTCCGTCGGCGGCGCGAGTGACGGCAACTTCGTCGTTGCCGCGGGCACGCCCGTCCTGGACGGCATCGGCGCGGTCGGCTCGGGCGCGCACGCCCGCTCGGAGAACACCTCGGTGTCCGGCATGGTCGCACGCTCCGCGCTGGCCGCCACGGTGCTGACCTCGTTGGCCGCGGGATGA
- a CDS encoding SDR family NAD(P)-dependent oxidoreductase yields the protein MAHVLVTGAAGGIGGAIAEEFAARGALLTLADRDPEALERTVARLGGGTTAHAADLTDPDAPAALVEAAWAEHGPVDVLVNAAGVYPSLDMAQVDARAWDRLFAVNLRAPVLATAAFARLAMAAGRSGAVVNISSGSALRARPGGGPYASSKAALEMATRAAALELGEHGIRVNAVSPGFVQVYSDCNPVSAEYASAIGANPLGRPGSPRDIAHAVCWIAGPDASWITGEVLRVDGGSSTGALHLPRIWQPGDTRATPHTAIPAATSEGLSS from the coding sequence ATGGCGCACGTGCTCGTCACCGGTGCCGCGGGAGGCATCGGCGGGGCGATCGCCGAGGAGTTCGCCGCGCGAGGTGCGCTGCTCACGCTCGCCGACCGCGATCCCGAGGCGCTGGAACGGACCGTGGCCCGGCTGGGCGGTGGCACGACGGCGCACGCCGCGGACCTCACCGATCCGGACGCGCCCGCCGCCCTGGTCGAGGCGGCCTGGGCGGAGCACGGCCCCGTGGACGTTCTGGTCAACGCGGCGGGTGTCTACCCGTCCCTGGACATGGCGCAAGTCGACGCTCGCGCCTGGGACCGCTTGTTCGCCGTGAACCTCCGCGCCCCCGTGCTCGCGACCGCCGCGTTCGCCCGGCTCGCCATGGCGGCCGGGCGGTCCGGCGCGGTCGTCAACATCTCCTCCGGTTCCGCGTTGCGGGCCCGCCCCGGCGGCGGCCCGTACGCGAGTTCCAAGGCCGCTCTGGAGATGGCCACCCGGGCCGCCGCCCTGGAGCTGGGCGAGCACGGCATCCGCGTCAACGCCGTCAGCCCCGGGTTCGTCCAGGTGTACAGCGACTGCAATCCCGTCTCCGCCGAGTACGCCTCGGCCATCGGCGCCAACCCGCTGGGGCGCCCGGGCAGCCCGCGGGACATCGCCCACGCGGTGTGCTGGATCGCCGGCCCCGACGCCTCCTGGATCACCGGGGAGGTCCTGCGCGTGGACGGCGGATCCAGTACGGGCGCCCTGCACCTGCCCCGCATCTGGCAGCCCGGCGACACCCGCGCCACCCCCCACACGGCGATCCCGGCCGCCACCTCGGAAGGACTCTCCTCATGA
- a CDS encoding MFS transporter produces the protein MTTGSATPPAGPLSKGGGSPAPGRLSGAQRKAIVAGTIGNTVEWVDWALYSIFAKIIADEFFPKGDGAVALLSTLAVFAVGFVMRPVGAAVLGAYADRHGRKKGMTLTVALMAGAGFLIAITPNYDTIGVLSPLVLLVARLVQGFSAGGEFGSSSAFLVESAARGRRAFARSWQQVSVAGGVLIASLLGTLTTSTLSDDAVHSWGWRAAFVFGGLLGLVGLWLRVTVEDTESFTQAQDTGRTRTNPVKTMFVEHPAATLRVAGITIAGTLTYYIWVNYLPTYANLTTGIPLKTALLSQTLCLVVFVVALPFVGLLSDRIGRKPTMAAFAGGFVVLAWPLLHLLSGSFLSLFLVQLVGMLLILGYSANCAVIMAEQFPAEVRATGIALPYALAVAVFGGTAPYLTTWMHENGHTDLLWIYVSGAALISLVVYLTMPETKDKEFD, from the coding sequence ATGACCACCGGATCCGCCACGCCACCCGCCGGTCCCCTGTCCAAAGGCGGCGGCTCCCCCGCCCCGGGCAGACTGAGCGGCGCCCAGCGCAAGGCCATCGTCGCCGGCACCATCGGCAACACCGTCGAATGGGTCGACTGGGCCCTGTACTCCATCTTCGCCAAGATCATCGCTGACGAGTTCTTCCCCAAGGGCGACGGAGCGGTGGCCCTGCTGTCCACGCTCGCCGTGTTCGCCGTCGGCTTCGTGATGCGCCCCGTCGGCGCCGCCGTGCTCGGCGCCTACGCCGACCGCCACGGCCGTAAGAAGGGCATGACCCTCACGGTCGCCCTGATGGCGGGCGCCGGCTTCCTGATCGCGATCACACCGAACTACGACACCATCGGCGTCCTCTCGCCACTCGTCCTGCTCGTCGCCCGGCTGGTCCAGGGCTTCTCAGCGGGCGGCGAGTTCGGTTCGTCCTCCGCCTTCCTCGTGGAGTCGGCGGCCCGCGGCAGGCGCGCGTTCGCCAGGTCGTGGCAGCAGGTGTCGGTCGCGGGCGGTGTCCTCATCGCCTCGCTCCTGGGCACCCTCACCACCTCGACGCTCAGCGACGACGCCGTGCACTCCTGGGGCTGGCGCGCCGCGTTCGTCTTCGGCGGGCTCCTCGGCCTGGTCGGTCTGTGGCTGCGCGTCACGGTCGAGGACACCGAGTCCTTCACCCAGGCGCAGGACACGGGCCGGACCCGTACCAACCCCGTCAAGACGATGTTCGTCGAGCACCCGGCGGCGACCCTGCGCGTCGCCGGCATCACGATCGCGGGCACCCTGACCTACTACATCTGGGTCAACTACCTTCCCACGTACGCGAATCTGACCACCGGCATCCCACTGAAGACGGCCCTGCTGTCGCAGACGCTGTGCCTGGTCGTGTTCGTCGTCGCGCTGCCGTTCGTCGGGCTGCTCTCGGACCGGATCGGCCGCAAGCCGACCATGGCGGCCTTCGCCGGCGGCTTCGTGGTCCTGGCCTGGCCGCTGCTGCACCTGCTCAGCGGCAGCTTCCTCAGTCTGTTCCTGGTCCAGCTCGTCGGCATGCTGCTGATCCTCGGCTACTCCGCCAACTGCGCCGTCATCATGGCCGAGCAGTTCCCGGCGGAGGTACGCGCCACGGGCATCGCCCTGCCCTACGCCCTCGCCGTAGCGGTCTTCGGCGGCACGGCGCCCTACCTGACCACCTGGATGCACGAGAACGGCCACACCGACCTGTTGTGGATCTACGTGTCCGGCGCCGCGCTCATCTCCCTCGTCGTCTACCTCACGATGCCGGAGACCAAGGACAAGGAGTTCGACTGA
- a CDS encoding polysaccharide deacetylase family protein, translating into MPTDDSGLPADSWRWTEQTWRAHTDAVRAGRRLIPDRWPGGARVAVALSFDSDHETIPLRDGETSPGRLAQGEYGARVGAPRILDLLARYGVPATFFMPAVSALLHPEEARAYTRDGHELAVHGWIHERNTLLGRADERELTARALDTLDTLTGQRPVGIRTPSWDFSDSTLDIMLELGFAYDSSLMADDEPYEIVADGRPTGLVEIPVDWIRDDAPYFTMDRYGSVRPHSRPRDVLEIWTDEFDAAYREGGVFQLTLHPHVIGHRSRLVALRGLLDHIAAHSGVWYATHAQLAAMARTALNGETAPPNSGTTSPNDRTTASSVPDAPEQTP; encoded by the coding sequence ATGCCCACAGACGACTCCGGCCTGCCCGCGGACAGCTGGCGCTGGACCGAACAGACCTGGCGCGCTCACACCGACGCCGTGCGTGCCGGACGGCGGCTGATCCCCGACCGCTGGCCCGGCGGCGCCCGCGTGGCCGTCGCGCTGTCCTTCGACTCGGACCACGAGACGATCCCGCTGCGCGACGGCGAGACCAGCCCCGGCCGCCTCGCCCAGGGCGAGTACGGCGCCCGCGTCGGCGCACCCCGGATCCTGGACCTCCTCGCCCGGTACGGCGTCCCCGCGACGTTCTTCATGCCGGCGGTCTCCGCCCTCCTGCACCCCGAGGAGGCCCGCGCTTACACGCGTGACGGGCACGAACTGGCCGTCCACGGCTGGATCCACGAGCGCAACACGCTGCTGGGCCGCGCCGACGAGCGGGAACTGACCGCACGCGCCCTGGACACCCTCGACACGCTGACCGGGCAGCGCCCCGTCGGAATCCGCACACCGTCCTGGGACTTCTCCGACTCGACGCTCGACATCATGCTCGAACTCGGCTTCGCCTACGACTCCTCGCTGATGGCCGACGACGAGCCCTACGAGATCGTCGCCGACGGCAGGCCCACCGGCCTGGTCGAGATTCCCGTGGACTGGATCCGGGACGACGCCCCGTACTTCACGATGGACCGTTACGGCTCCGTCCGCCCGCACAGCCGCCCGCGCGACGTGCTGGAGATCTGGACCGACGAATTCGACGCCGCGTACCGAGAGGGCGGCGTCTTCCAGCTCACCCTGCACCCGCACGTCATCGGCCACCGCTCGCGGCTGGTGGCGCTGCGCGGACTCCTCGACCACATCGCCGCCCACTCCGGCGTCTGGTACGCCACACACGCCCAACTCGCCGCCATGGCCCGCACCGCGCTGAACGGCGAGACGGCCCCACCGAACAGCGGGACGACCTCGCCGAACGACCGGACGACCGCCAGTTCCGTCCCCGACGCCCCGGAGCAGACGCCATGA
- a CDS encoding Lrp/AsnC family transcriptional regulator produces the protein MNHRAPADTVDELDRRIIAALQLNGRAPWSAVARWVDASETTAQRRYRALRERGLLRVVGTLELDRTREGSSMLVRVQARPGRGLEVADRLTASPDVRFVAVVTGAADLIVDFVARDNEEMMRMLFTDLPAADLITSTEAVPVIRAFTSASMWDTGLLPAEAAADLRPETLASSCDRADWDVTPQALTTLEQAVVAALKEDGRTPVSTLARNLEHTESSVARAMDRLIARGVLQFRTLVEPALIGYDAEFMVWLSIEPDRLDAAGRQLARHPGTKFLGAATGRFNLVGHMVLPRRTDLFRYTSDVIGALPGLMASDVTLHLVTMKYSWHRMVRPTAARTP, from the coding sequence ATGAACCACCGAGCCCCCGCGGACACCGTCGACGAACTGGACCGGCGCATCATCGCCGCGCTCCAGCTCAACGGTCGTGCCCCGTGGAGCGCGGTGGCCCGGTGGGTGGACGCCAGCGAGACGACCGCCCAGCGGCGCTACCGGGCCCTGCGCGAGCGCGGGCTGCTGCGGGTCGTCGGCACCCTGGAGCTGGACCGGACGCGGGAGGGATCCTCCATGCTCGTCCGGGTTCAGGCCAGGCCCGGACGGGGACTGGAGGTGGCGGACCGGCTCACCGCCAGTCCGGACGTCCGCTTCGTGGCCGTCGTCACCGGCGCCGCCGACCTGATCGTCGACTTCGTCGCCCGCGACAACGAGGAGATGATGCGGATGCTCTTCACCGATCTGCCGGCGGCCGACCTCATCACCAGCACCGAGGCCGTACCGGTCATCCGCGCGTTCACCTCGGCGTCGATGTGGGACACCGGGCTGCTGCCCGCCGAGGCGGCGGCCGACCTGCGGCCCGAAACCCTGGCGTCGTCCTGCGACCGCGCCGACTGGGACGTGACACCACAAGCGCTCACCACCCTGGAGCAGGCGGTCGTCGCGGCCCTCAAGGAGGACGGCCGCACCCCGGTCAGCACCCTGGCCAGGAACCTGGAGCACACCGAGTCCAGCGTCGCGCGGGCCATGGACCGGCTCATCGCCCGCGGCGTCCTCCAGTTCCGCACCCTCGTCGAACCGGCGCTGATCGGGTACGACGCGGAGTTCATGGTCTGGCTGTCGATCGAGCCCGACCGGCTCGACGCCGCGGGACGCCAGCTCGCGCGGCATCCGGGAACCAAGTTCCTGGGCGCGGCGACCGGCCGCTTCAACCTCGTCGGGCACATGGTGCTGCCCCGCCGTACCGACCTCTTCCGCTACACCAGTGACGTCATCGGGGCGCTGCCTGGACTGATGGCCTCCGACGTGACACTGCACCTCGTCACCATGAAGTACTCCTGGCACCGGATGGTCCGTCCCACCGCAGCCCGTACCCCTTAA